Proteins from a single region of Pithys albifrons albifrons isolate INPA30051 chromosome 10, PitAlb_v1, whole genome shotgun sequence:
- the ELOVL1 gene encoding very long chain fatty acid elongase 1 isoform X2 yields MEGIVTMYQDFMKKADPRIADYPLMQSPFLVMAILLGYVYFVLSLGPRLMANRKPLNLKKFMVLYNFFLVGLSLYIVYEFLMAGWLTGYTWRCDPVDFSQDPKALRMVSVAWLFVFSKFIELTDTVIFVLRKKNEQVTFLHLFHHSVLPWSWWWGAKFGPGGMGSFHAMINSMVHVVMYFYYGLSAAGPAFQKYLWWKKHITAIQLAQFVIVSVHISQYYFMPNCQYQFPIFIHLIWIYGTIFFILFSNFWYQSYTKGKRLPRVAQQAAQHNGSSIHENGTVANGKVKAN; encoded by the exons ATGGAGGGGATTGTGACCATGTATCAGGATTTCATGAAGAAAGCAG ACCCCCGCATTGCTGATTATCCACTGATGCAGTCCCCATTCCTTGTGATGGCCATCCTTCTGGGATATGTCTACTTTGTCCTATCCTTGGGTCCCCGGCTAATGGCCAACAGGAAGCCTTTAAACCTGAAGAAGTTCATGGTGCTATACAACTTCTTTCTGGTGGGACTCTCACTTTACATAGTCTATGAG TTCCTAATGGCAGGGTGGCTTACTGGGTACACCTGGCGATGTGACCCTGTAGACTTTTCGCAGGATCCCAAGGCCCTCAGG ATGGTCAGTGTTGCTTGGCTCTTTGTTTTCTCCAAATTCATTGAACTGACAGACACG GTGATCTTTGTCCTgcggaagaaaaatgaacaggTCACGTTCTTGCACCTTTTCCACCACTCTGTTCTGCCATGGAGCTGGTGGTGGGGAGCAAAGTTTGGTCCAG GGGGAATGGGCTCATTTCATGCCATGATCAATTCCATGGTGCATGTTGTCATGTACTTCTACTATGggctctcagcagcaggacctgcctttcagAAGTACCTGTGGTGGAAGAAACACATCACAGCCATCCAGCTG GCACAGTTTGTGATTGTCTCCGTCCACATCTCCCAGTATTACTTCATGCCCAACTGCCAGTACCAGTTCCCCATCTTCATCCACCTTATCTGGATTTATGGGACCATCTTCTTCATCCTCTTCTCCAACTTCTGGTACCAGTCCTACACCAAGGGCAAACGGTTGCCCCGGGTGGCTCAACAAGCAGCCCAGCACAACGGTAGCAGCATCCATGAAAATGGCACTGTTGCCAACGGCAAGGTCAAAGCCAACTAG
- the ELOVL1 gene encoding very long chain fatty acid elongase 1 isoform X1 — protein MPFSRDTATTMEGIVTMYQDFMKKADPRIADYPLMQSPFLVMAILLGYVYFVLSLGPRLMANRKPLNLKKFMVLYNFFLVGLSLYIVYEFLMAGWLTGYTWRCDPVDFSQDPKALRMVSVAWLFVFSKFIELTDTVIFVLRKKNEQVTFLHLFHHSVLPWSWWWGAKFGPGGMGSFHAMINSMVHVVMYFYYGLSAAGPAFQKYLWWKKHITAIQLAQFVIVSVHISQYYFMPNCQYQFPIFIHLIWIYGTIFFILFSNFWYQSYTKGKRLPRVAQQAAQHNGSSIHENGTVANGKVKAN, from the exons AGATACTGCCACCACCATGGAGGGGATTGTGACCATGTATCAGGATTTCATGAAGAAAGCAG ACCCCCGCATTGCTGATTATCCACTGATGCAGTCCCCATTCCTTGTGATGGCCATCCTTCTGGGATATGTCTACTTTGTCCTATCCTTGGGTCCCCGGCTAATGGCCAACAGGAAGCCTTTAAACCTGAAGAAGTTCATGGTGCTATACAACTTCTTTCTGGTGGGACTCTCACTTTACATAGTCTATGAG TTCCTAATGGCAGGGTGGCTTACTGGGTACACCTGGCGATGTGACCCTGTAGACTTTTCGCAGGATCCCAAGGCCCTCAGG ATGGTCAGTGTTGCTTGGCTCTTTGTTTTCTCCAAATTCATTGAACTGACAGACACG GTGATCTTTGTCCTgcggaagaaaaatgaacaggTCACGTTCTTGCACCTTTTCCACCACTCTGTTCTGCCATGGAGCTGGTGGTGGGGAGCAAAGTTTGGTCCAG GGGGAATGGGCTCATTTCATGCCATGATCAATTCCATGGTGCATGTTGTCATGTACTTCTACTATGggctctcagcagcaggacctgcctttcagAAGTACCTGTGGTGGAAGAAACACATCACAGCCATCCAGCTG GCACAGTTTGTGATTGTCTCCGTCCACATCTCCCAGTATTACTTCATGCCCAACTGCCAGTACCAGTTCCCCATCTTCATCCACCTTATCTGGATTTATGGGACCATCTTCTTCATCCTCTTCTCCAACTTCTGGTACCAGTCCTACACCAAGGGCAAACGGTTGCCCCGGGTGGCTCAACAAGCAGCCCAGCACAACGGTAGCAGCATCCATGAAAATGGCACTGTTGCCAACGGCAAGGTCAAAGCCAACTAG